A single region of the Panulirus ornatus isolate Po-2019 chromosome 17, ASM3632096v1, whole genome shotgun sequence genome encodes:
- the LOC139754626 gene encoding peritrophin-44-like, which translates to MLLVFFVSLTMAVWGRAVSLEVSCTPTCQENDEPGTFVADPTNCQRYYVCLQGGHVSDFTEECEDGMLFDGDDRQCKPEAGNVTCHVCSPSCLLTCPADSMGPSLIADPSSCNKYYICIPGKDTIAQTCNDDTPFFNGDTCTASEAECCDLCTPFCSQAYTQIPDPANCTNFYFCGVEGIPDDSSLYHCATGNFDGKEGICKENAPCEEPCGTGSTGIYTPTPKPTTITKPPNTSTTTPTTTTTTTPTSGGALCYETFKCQEIGYFPKCLNRCDPHYYVCVLSDIGEYVEAEICSHQEVIHPDLVLCVSPEECPYPSTHHSYHDLL; encoded by the exons ATGTTGCTAGTCTTCTTCGTGAGCCTTACCATG GCTGTGTGGGGACGGGCTGTTTCCTTGGAGGTCAGTTGTACACCGACCTGCCAGGAGAACGACGAACCAGGAACATTTGTAGCTGATCCGACCAACTGCCAACGATATTACGTGTGCCTACAGGGCGGCCATGTCTCCGATTTCACCGAAGAATGTGAAGATGGGATGTTGTTTGATGGAGATGATCGTCAGTGTAAACCGGAAGCAGGAAATGTCACTTGCCATGTATGTTCGCCTTCATGCTTACTTACTTGTCCAGCTGATTCCATGGGCCCCTCTCTCATCGCAGACCCCAGCAGTTGCAACAAATATTACATATGTATCCCAGGGAAGGACACCATTGCTCAAACGTGTAACGACGATACCCCATTCTTCAATGGAGACACTTGCACGGCGAGCGAGGCGGAGTGTTGTGACCTGTGCACGCCCTTCTGCTCGCAGGCCTACACACAGATTCCCGACCCTGCCAACTGCACCAACTTCTACTTTTGTGGCGTGGAAGGCATCCCTGACGACTCCAGCTTATATCACTGTGCTACGGGTAACTTTGACGGGAAGGAAGGGATATGTAAGGAAAATGCACCATGTGAGGAACCTTGTGGAACGGGAAGTACAGGCATATATACCCCAACTCCTAAACCTACAACTATAACCAAGCCTCCAAACAcgtccacaaccacacccacaaccacgaccacaaccacgcCCACATCCGGGGGGGCCTTGTGCTACGAGACATTTAAGTGTCAGGAAATTGGTTACTTCCCCAAGTGTCTGAACAGATGCGACCCTcactattatgtgtgtgtgttgagtgataTTGGCGAGTACGTCGAGGCAGAGATATGCAGTCATCAGGAAGTGATCCATCCAGACTTAGTCTTGTGTGTGTCGCCTGAGGAGTGTCCATACCCCAGCACTCACCACAGTTACCATGACCTCTTGTGA